Proteins from a single region of Apium graveolens cultivar Ventura chromosome 7, ASM990537v1, whole genome shotgun sequence:
- the LOC141670656 gene encoding pentatricopeptide repeat-containing protein At5g08510, translating to MNQLKQIHANTLRNGIDFTKFLVTKLLQYPDFIYAQKVFDSTPHRTVFFYNKFIQAYSIHGPYHRCLCLYTEMCLQRCPPNEHSYTFLFAACASLSAPHQGKMLHSRFVKSGFVYDAFALTALIDMYAKLGLLELARQQFNEMKYKDAPPWNSLVAGYARSGNMEAASELFAAMPARNVVSWTTMISGYSQNGKYRNALNLFLDMEKMKDVEPNEITIASVLPACTNLGALEVGQRIEEYAKAKGYFKNMFVCNAVLELYARCGSINRAKQIFDEMGRKRNLCSWNTMIMGLAIHGKWNEALEHFYQMQREGTPPDDITFVGTLLACTHGGMVQKGRDFFKCMEQKFYITPKLEHYGCMVDLLGRAGELQEAYNLIESMTLKPDSVIWGALLGACSFHGNVELAAKAAECLFELEPWNPGNYVILSNIYATAGRWDGVAELRKLMKGGQITKMAGHSMIEEGGQVHQFIVEDRSHPKSDEIYSVLGEVSTKMKLDITDDLDSMFEE from the exons ATGAACCAACTGAAACAAATACACGCCAATACTCTTAGAAATGGTATTGATTTCACCAAATTTCTCGTTACCAAGCTTCTACAATACCCCGACTTTATTTATGCACAGAAAGTGTTTGATTCTACTCCTCACCGAACCGTCTTTTTTTACAACAAGTTCATTCAAGCTTATTCTATTCATGGCCCTTACCATCGATGCTTGTGTCTCTACACCGAAATGTGTCTTCAGCGTTGCCCTCCCAATGAGCATTCTTACACCTTCCTCTTTGCAGCATGCGCTTCGCTTTCCGCTCCTCACCAGGGGAAAATGCTGCATTCTCGTTTTGTCAAGTCGGGTTTTGTGTATGATGCTTTTGCTTTAACTGCTCTTATTGATATGTATGCTAAGTTGGGTTTGTTGGAATTGGCACGACAGCAGTTTAATGAGATGAAATATAAAGATGCACCCCCTTGGAATTCTTTGGTTGCTGGGTATGCGAGGAGTGGGAACATGGAAGCAGCCTCGGAGTTGTTTGCAGCAATGCCTGCTCGGAATGTGGTTTCTTGGACTACGATGATATCCGGGTATTCACAGAATGGAAAATATAGGAATGCACTTAATTTGTTTTTGGATATGGAGAAGATGAAAGATGTTGAGCCGAATGAAATTACTATAGCTAGTGTTCTTCCTGCCTGCACGAATCTTGGTGCATTGGAGGTTGGCCAGAGAATTGAAGAGTATGCCAAAGCAAAgggatattttaaaaatatgtttgTTTGCAATGCAGTACTGGAATTGTATGCGAGATGTGGTAGTATTAATAGAGCGAAACAGATTTTTGATGAGATGGGTAGGAAGAGAAATTTGTGCTCCTGGAATACCATGATCATGGGTTTGGCTATCCATGGTAAATGGAATGAGGCCCTTGAGCATTTTTACCAGATGCAA AGAGAAGGGACTCCACCTGACGATATCACATTCGTAGGCACTCTTTTAGCATGCACACATGGAGGGATGGTTCAGAAAGGCCGTGATTTTTTTAAATGTATGGAGCAGAAGTTCTATATTACACCCAAGCTAGAACACTATGGATGTATGGTTGATCTACTAGGTAGAGCTGGAGAACTGCAAGAAGCTTATAATCTTATAGAAAGTATGACATTGAAGCCAGATTCTGTGATATGGGGAGCTCTACTCGGTGCATGCAGTTTCCATGGGAATGTTGAATTAGCTGCGAAAGCAGCTGAGTGTCTATTTGAGCTTGAGCCATGGAATCCGGGAAACTATGTAATTTTATCAAATATATATGCTACTGCTGGGCGATGGGATGGTGTAGCAGAACTTAGAAAGTTGATGAAGGGCGGCCAAATTACTAAAATGGCTGGACATAGTATGATTGAAGAGGGAGGACAAGTTCATCAATTCATTGTAGAAGATAGATCACATCCAAAATCTGATGAAATATACTCGGTACTAGGTGAAGTTTCAACAAAGATGAAGCTTGATATTACAGATGACTTGGATTCGATGTTTGAAGAATAA
- the LOC141670697 gene encoding calcium-binding protein KIC-like, with product MENHKDIGHGEYEDLLPVMAEKLDVETFVSELCGGFKLLADPTSGLITSESLKRNSALLGMEGMSKEDSEAMVKEGDLDEDGSLNETEFCILMVRLSPGIMQDAEAWLDKALQQELRTSSDPHLN from the coding sequence atgGAGAATCATAAAGATATTGGGCATGGTGAGTATGAAGATTTGTTACCTGTCATGGCAGAGAAGCTGGACGTGGAGACGTTTGTGTCTGAGTTATGTGGCGGATTCAAGCTTCTCGCAGACCCAACAAGCGGATTGATCACATCGGAAAGTTTAAAGAGGAATTCAGCACTGCTTGGAATGGAAGGGATGAGCAAAGAAGATTCAGAAGCAATGGTTAAAGAAGGAGATCTTGATGAAGATGGATCGCTCAATGAAACAGAGTTTTGTATTTTGATGGTGCGGCTTAGCCCAGGCATCATGCAAGATGCTGAGGCATGGCTGGACAAGGCTCTTCAACAAGAGCTTAGAACCTCCTCTGACCCTCATCTGAATTAG